DNA sequence from the Tissierella sp. genome:
ATAGAGATATAGACAGTAAGGAATGGAAAAGTGATGACAATCAGATAAATATGGTAACTGACCCCTTAGATTACAATGGACTTATGACAGATATTGGTGACGAAAAATGGCAGAGTATTCCTAAGAATACTGTAGTAGGTCATATCCATTTGCATGTAAGAGATTTAGATGAGGCTAAGAGGTTTTATTGTGATGGATTGGGATTTGATCTAGTAACGAAGATTGCTAATTCAGCCCTATTTATTTCCTCCCAGGGATATCATCATCATATAGGATTAAATATATGGAATGGAAGAAATGCAGAGCCACTAGCAGATAATTCTGTGGGGATGAAGTACTTTACCATGTTATTTCCAGATATAGAAACAAGGGAAAGAATAATAAATAATTTAGTAAGCTTGGGGTACAAAATTATAGAAGAAGATAATAATATCTTCACGAAAGATCCATCTAGTAATCTAATAAAATTAATAGTGTAAAGTAGCATAATATTTTTGTCTAATACCAGATTGTGGATAGGCTGGTGGAATGAGGTAGCCCCATAGGGCTACCTTTTATGATAATATGTAAATATTAAAAATCTAAAGCTTAATTTCTATTACTGCCTTGGAAGAAAGGCGGGAAACTAATGATAAATAAACTGAAAAAGATTAAGTTAGCTTTAATAATTACAATTATTGCTAGTACCATAATTCCACCAAGTACATATACTTATATGGCAATAGCAGAAAATGTAGTGGATACTCCCAGTAGCTGGGCAAAGACAGAAATTGAGGCAGCTAAAGAAATTGCTTTTGTTCCCGAGAACATTCTGGGAAGTTATGGAAGCAATATTACAAGAGAAGAATTTAGTGAGCTAGCTGTACAATTATTTGAGACTATAGTTGGAAGAGAAATTTCAGTAGAAGGAGAAAGTCCCTTTATTGATACACAAAATCCAAATATTATAAAAGCTAATAAATTAGGAATAGTAGAGGGAAAGGGAAGTGGAATATTTGCTCCTTATGAGAATATAACTCGAGAGGAAGTTAGTTTAATTCTATATCGTACATTGCAAGTAGCCAAGCCAAGATATGATTATACAAATCCTAATGAGTATATATTTAAAGATTATGATGAAATTTCCACATGGGCAATAGAAGCTGTGAGTTACTTATATGGCATAGAAGCTTTAAGTGGAGTTGGAGATAATAGATTTGATCCTAAGGGACATACTTCAAGAGAAGAGGCCATTGTTATTTCCAAAAGAATATATGATAAGGTAAAAGCAACTGACAGAGCCTCAAGAAGTTCTTTAGCTGTATCAAGAAGTAGCATAAGACGACTAGAGAACGGATCAATATCAAAATTAAAGAATCTAATATCTCAAGAATTAGGCAAGCCCTATAAATATGGTGCGGCAGGGCCCAATAGCTATGACTGCTCTGGACTGACATTTTACTTATTTGGTAAACTAGGTATAAGCATACCAAGAACATCAAAGACCCAGATTAATGCAGGAACTTATGTAGCTAAAAAGGATTTGCAATATGGTGATTTAGTATTATTTGCAAGAAATGGTAAAACTATAAATCATGTAGGGATATATGTAGGAGATGGAAAATTTGTACATTCTCCTCAAACTGGAGATGTAGTAAAGATAACAACATTGGCATCAGGATATTATGCAAATAGCTACTATACAGCAAGAAGGGTTATTCCTCAATAAGTATAAAGATTTAAATTTTGACAGAGGTAAAATAACCAATATACTATTTCCAAGGCTAAGAGAATTATTAAGTAATGAATCTTAAATGTAGTAATAGAAATTAAGTATATAGAATGTAAGCTAAAATATATAGACCCTTGATCTTATTATAGAATCAAGGGTTTTATATATGGGAAATATGATCTTATAGATTAATATACACTATGTCCTTCTGCATCCTCTTTAGTTCTATGAACAGTGCCATGTGGATGTTGAGGAGGTGCATAAATAGAATATAATTTAAGGGGTACACAGCCAATATTAATTAGATTATGCCATTTGCCAGCAGGTACAAATATTACATAACCATCAGAAACCCTTTCTTGGAAATATAAATTATCTCTACTATCTCCCATCAAGACCAACCCTTGGCCTTCTTCGATTCGTAAAAACTGATCATGATCACTATGAAGCTCTAAACCTACATCATCTCTAGGGTTGATGCTCATCACAGTGAGTTGCAAATATTCTCCTGTCCATAAAGCAGTTCGAAAAGTATAGTTTTGACGAGTAGCTTCTTCGATATTAACTACATAAGGATTTGGTCCATGGTCACTTAAGTCGATACATTGCTCCCAACAGCCTGGGTGTTGTATTGGTGGTCTATTACAACAAGGTTGGGGATATCCTATGTGAGGATCATATATTGAAGAATTATTGTTATATGCCTTATATTGCTCATAAATATTATTCATTTTATCTGTCCTTTCATTGGCTTTTTAATATTATATGCATTATGACATTTAAAGGTGATAGCCATTAAAGTGCTTGGCACACTTCTTGCTTATATAATAGCTATATAGTTAAGACTAATTTAATATTACAAGGAGGAAGTATATAATGAGATTATTAAACAAAGTAGCAATTATTACAGGTGGGGGAAGAGGTATTGGAGAGGCAACAGCAAAGAAATTTGTTCAAGAGGGTGCCAAGGTTGTTGTAGCAGATATTAATCCAAATGATATTGAAGAAACTGTGAATGAAATACTGTCAAGTGGCGGAGAGGCTACGGGGATTATAGTTGATGTAACAAATCAAGAAAGCGTAAACAAAATGGTAGAAGAGACAGTAAAAAAATATGGCAGATTAGATATTATTGTGAATAATGCTGGAATTACTATGGATTCTACTCTTCTAAAGATGACAGAAGATCAATGGGATAAGGTAATAGATGTAAATCTAAAGGGAGTATATTTTTGCGGTCAAGCAGCTGCTAAAGTAATGGTAGAACAAGGCGGTGGGGTAATACTTAATGCTTCATCAGTAGTAGGAATACATGGAAACTTTGGTCAAACTAACTATGCTGCTACAAAATGGGGAGTAATAGGAATGACTAAGACTTGGGCTAAGGAACTTGGGAAAAAGGGAGTTCGTTCAAATGCTGTAGCACCAGGATTTATTGCTACTCCAATGGTAAAGAAAATGCCAGAGAATGTTATAGATATGATGAAGAGTAAAGCTCCATTACAAAGATTAGGAGAGCCAGAAGACATTGCAAATGCTTATGCTTTCTTAGCATCAGATGAGGCGAAGTTTATTACAGGTGCAGTATTAGAAGTAACAGGCGGAGTAGTTATTTAATATTAGAATTATTAAATAGTTATAGACTTAGTGGCTATTACCTTTGCAAGGTAATAGCCATATTTTGTTAAAATAGTCTCCAATTTTATGCATTACTATGTTAAAATGATAGTATGTATTTTTGTTAAGCAATCTTTTGGAGGTGGCTTTATGGATAATAGCAAGATAGATAACCAAGTATATAATCAAGATATTGAAGATATTCAGATGGATGAACTAATAGATGAAGACATAATACTTACTAAGTATCTGGCTTCAATGATGGATAGGATATTTGACCCTCTTCCAGTACCATTAATTATGTTGGATAAGGATAGTAAGATTAGGATGATTAATCAAGTTTTTGCTGATTTCCTTGGATTTCCAAAATCTGATATAATTGGGAAGCTAGTCCTAGATGTAGATAAATACTCTAGGTTTCCATATGTATTTAAGACTAAAAAGGCTGAAATAGCTTGGAAGCATACATTTGAAAATGGTCATACTGCTATTGTACATAGGCTTCCAGTGCTTGATAAGAATGGTGAAATAAAATATGCTATAGGTATGGTCTTGTTTGAAGGAATTGAGCAATTTAAGGACATTATTACAAAAAATAAACTTCTTGAAACAGAATTACATTTATATAAAAACCAGCTAAAAGAAATGTATGGAGCTAAGTATTCATGGAATACCATTATTGGAAATAGTGAAAAGATGTCAAATGCAAAGTTTATAGGTAAAAGGGCATCTAGTTCTATCTCCAATGTTTTGATTTTAGGAGAAAGTGGTACTGGAAAAGAGTTGTTTGCCCACGCAATTCACAATGATAGTGTTAGAAGCTTTTCTCCATTTGTAAAAATAAATAGTGCAGCTATACCTTCTGAGTTGCTTGAATCTGAGCTTTTTGGATATGAAGAAGGTGCATTTACTGGGGCTAAAAAAGGTGGAAAGATAGGAAAATTTGAATTAGCCAATGGTGGAAGCATATTCTTGGATGAGATAGGCGATATGCCTATGAAAATGCAAGCTAAACTACTAAGAGTATTACAAGAAAAGGAAATTGAAAGGGTTGGAGGAAATAATATTATAAAGGTAGATGTTAGAGTTATTGCAGCTACTAATAAAGATTTAAAGAAACTAATCAATGAAGGTAAGTTTAGAGAAGATCTATATTACAGACTTAATGTCATGACCATTGAAATACCACCTTTGAGGGAGAGATATGGAGATATAGAAGAACTTGTGAACTTATTCCTCAAAAAGCTTTCAAATCAACTTGGTAGATATGTAACAAATATATCGCAAAATGCTATGGAATGTCTTGAGGGACATGGCTGGCCTGGAAATGTAAGGGAGTTAGAAAATGTATTAGAAAGAGCAATAAATCTGACAGATTCAGATACAATATTGCCAGTACATCTGCCAGTGTATTTAACACAAAATAAAAAGATAATAATGGATGGGCCTGTGAGACCTTTAAAAGAAATAATAGAAGATACGGAAAAAGAGGCTATTATAAGATGCTTAGAATACACTGAAGGTAATAAGTTAAAGACTGCTAAGCTATTAGATATCAGTCGATCAACTTTATATGATAGAATGGAGAAATATGGAATATCATAGGGAACAAACTACTCTTATAGAGTAGTTTGTATTTTTTTGTAGGAGGAGTTTTGTACAAAGTATGTACATGTACAAAACAAAGACAGACAAGATTTCAAAAATTAGATGGAAATTATACATTATTAATTATAAAGATGATTAATTTATAGTTTTTTTAATTAGTTTCAAAGAAATATCTTAAGTAAATTAAATATAATTATTGGCACAGAAGTTGCATCTATATTTTCAGTGAAGATATAAATAAAATAATAGAAAAGGAGAAAACATGGGAAATATACTAGATTGTTTTGTGAATGTGGCACCTTATATAAATAAGCTTACTAATACAGATTTTGCAGTTTCAGTATGTAACTTGGAAAAATGTTTAATATATGTTCCCAGTGATAAGCAAGATCACAATATTAAGTCTGGGGATCCTCATGTTAAGAATTCAGTTGCCTATGAGAGTATTATCACTGGTCAAAAGGTTGTGAGAAGAGTTGGTTCAGAAATCTTTGGATTTCCTTATATTGCAATTGCTATTCCAATTGAAGATGAGGAAGGAAACATCATTGGATCAGTGACATTTACAGAAGCCGTAGATAAACAGGACTTATTGCTTGTTCTAGCTGATAATCTTCATGCTACAATGGAACAGATGGTATCAATTACTGATGTAATCTCGGACAATTCCATGAAACTGAAGAATGTAGGAGAAGGTCTTGATACTATAACTAGTGAATCTATGAGTAAAGTAGAGGATACTGAAAATATACTTAGATTTATTAAATCTATCTCAAAGAAAACTAATATGTTAGGATTAAATGCATTTATAGAGGCTGGAAGGCTTGGAAATGAAGGGCAAGGATTTAAAGTAGTAGCAGAGGAAATTAGAAATCTGGCTAATAGTACTGAAGAATATGTGAAGGATGCAGACAGGATAATAGATGAATTAAGGTTTTCTACTAACAAGATTACTGAAAAGCTTGATGACCTTTTAAATATATCATCCCATCAAATTGAAATTAACAACTATATTACTGGATTAGTAAAGGAAATCAATGAAAGAGCGGAGAAACTAAGAGAGAATGCCCGACTATTGAGTGAATAATTATTTGGCACGCATTTTGCATTGATATTTGCTATGAAGAATTAAAATCTAATATTTATCTAAATTTATTATAAAAGGAGGATAAAAATGTCAAATATTGTGTTAAATTCAATTGAACTATCAAATGGAGAGACAATGGGATACAGAAAAATAGGTAGTGGCAATAAGATATTAGTTTTAGTTCATGGGAATATGTCAACATCAAAGCATTGGGATACAGTAATGGAAAGTATGACAGATGAATATACAACTTATGCCATAGATATGAGGGGCTTTGGAACATCAACCTACAATACTCCTGCAAATTCATTAAGAGATTTCTCTGAAGATTTAAAGCTCTTTGTGGATGTCATTGGACTAAAGAAGTTTAATTTAACTGGATGGTCTACAGGTGGTGGAGTAGCTATGTATTTTGCCATAGATTATCCTGAATATGTTGAAAAACTTATATTAGTAGAATCTGTAGGTATAAAAGGATATCCAATGTTCAAAAAAGATGCTAATGGTCAACCTATCCTGGGAGAATTCCTAAGAACTAAGGAAGAGATTGGGGCAGACAAGGTACAGGTAGTTCCCATATTAAGCGCATATTGGAATAAGGATAAGCCGTTTCTTAGAATGGTTTGGAACTCAGGAATATATTTATTTGGAAAACCAACGGAAGAACGATATGAAGAATATTTAGATGCTATGCTTACTCAAAGAAATTTAGTAGATATAGATTATTCCTTAGTTCATTTTAATATATCAGATGAACATAACGGAGTAGTGGAAGGGACAGGAGAGGTTCACAAGATTAAAGCTCCAACTTTAGTTATACAAGGTAAAAATGATTTAATAGTACCTATGGATATGGGTATAGGAATAGCTGAAGGAATAGGTAAAAATGCTAGATTAGAGCTATTAGATAATGGTGGTCATGCACCTATGACTGATGATTTAGATAGATTTATGAATCTAATATTGTCCTTTATGGATTAGATAAGATAAATGATAATTAAAGGAGGTAACTATGACTAGTATAAATGTAGGAATTGTTGGAACTGGTATATATATTCCAGAGGGAAGAATGACTGCAAAGGAAATATCTTTGGCTTCGAAGGGAATATGGGCTGAGGAAGCAGTGGTAGAGAAACTTGGGATTATTGAAAAATCCATACCAGGACAAAATGATGGAACTCAAGAGATGGGAGTTAAGGCAGGACTTGATGCCATTAAAAGAACGGGAATTGATCCAAAGGAAATAGATTTGATTTTATGTATGGGGGAAGAGTGGAAGGAATATCCACTGACAACATCGGGAATTTATATACAAGAAAAAATTGGGGCTACAAATGCATGGGCAATAGATCTTCAACAAAGATGCTGTACAACTGTTGCTGCTATGAAAATAGCTAAGGATATGATGATCGCTGATGAGGACATAAACACTGTAATGATCGTAGGGGGATATAGAAACGGAGATTTTGTAGACTATGCAGACAAGAATATGTCAATGATGTATAACCTTTCTGCTGGTGGTGGAGCAATAATATTAAAGAAAAACTATGATAAGAATCTATTGTTAGGTTCTCATATAATGACTGATGGAAGTATGGCTAGGGATGCAGGAGTGGAATTTGGAGGAACTGAAAAGCCTATTACTTCTGACAATATTGATGAAGCATATAAATCCTTAAGGCTATTTGATGCAAAGCACATGAAAGATAGATTAAATGAAGTTTCTATGGATAATTGGTACCGTTGCATAGATAGAGCTTTTGAAAAGTCAGGAATTCAAAAGGAAGACCTAGGATATTTAGCAGTGCTTCATTTTAAATATTCACAACATAAAGCTATGGTTGAATCCCTTGGACTCACTGAAGACCAATCCATCTATCTTTCAGAGTATGGACATATAGGGCAGGTAGATCAAATACTTTCTCTTCATCTAGCATTGGAGCAGGGAAAAGTAAAGGATGGAACGGTAATATCTATGATAGCTGCAGGAATCGGATATGCATGGGCAGCTAATGTGATTAAATGGGGGGGACAACATTGAGTATCTTTTTACAAGTTATATTACGAAGTTTAGAAACAGGAAGTATTTATGCATTAGCAGCATTAGGTATTATAATAGTTTATCGTACATCTAATATAACCAACTTTTCCCAGGGCGCAGTTGGAATGTTCAACACATTTGTAGTAACTCATAGTTTTTTGAAATTTGGGCTACCACTTTGGATGGCTATTTTAGCTGGAGTTGCCAGC
Encoded proteins:
- a CDS encoding VOC family protein encodes the protein MSRFHEKPSIFVKEIVLKVADIERSIEFYTKIMGFNILNREENKAILTADGINPMITIVQPENVVPKLLRRTGLYHFALLLPSRSHLGLFLKHIREEGYPIRGASNHGVSEAIYLEDPDENGIEVYRDIDSKEWKSDDNQINMVTDPLDYNGLMTDIGDEKWQSIPKNTVVGHIHLHVRDLDEAKRFYCDGLGFDLVTKIANSALFISSQGYHHHIGLNIWNGRNAEPLADNSVGMKYFTMLFPDIETRERIINNLVSLGYKIIEEDNNIFTKDPSSNLIKLIV
- a CDS encoding NlpC/P60 family protein, translating into MINKLKKIKLALIITIIASTIIPPSTYTYMAIAENVVDTPSSWAKTEIEAAKEIAFVPENILGSYGSNITREEFSELAVQLFETIVGREISVEGESPFIDTQNPNIIKANKLGIVEGKGSGIFAPYENITREEVSLILYRTLQVAKPRYDYTNPNEYIFKDYDEISTWAIEAVSYLYGIEALSGVGDNRFDPKGHTSREEAIVISKRIYDKVKATDRASRSSLAVSRSSIRRLENGSISKLKNLISQELGKPYKYGAAGPNSYDCSGLTFYLFGKLGISIPRTSKTQINAGTYVAKKDLQYGDLVLFARNGKTINHVGIYVGDGKFVHSPQTGDVVKITTLASGYYANSYYTARRVIPQ
- a CDS encoding cupin domain-containing protein — encoded protein: MNNIYEQYKAYNNNSSIYDPHIGYPQPCCNRPPIQHPGCWEQCIDLSDHGPNPYVVNIEEATRQNYTFRTALWTGEYLQLTVMSINPRDDVGLELHSDHDQFLRIEEGQGLVLMGDSRDNLYFQERVSDGYVIFVPAGKWHNLINIGCVPLKLYSIYAPPQHPHGTVHRTKEDAEGHSVY
- the fabG gene encoding 3-oxoacyl-ACP reductase FabG, encoding MRLLNKVAIITGGGRGIGEATAKKFVQEGAKVVVADINPNDIEETVNEILSSGGEATGIIVDVTNQESVNKMVEETVKKYGRLDIIVNNAGITMDSTLLKMTEDQWDKVIDVNLKGVYFCGQAAAKVMVEQGGGVILNASSVVGIHGNFGQTNYAATKWGVIGMTKTWAKELGKKGVRSNAVAPGFIATPMVKKMPENVIDMMKSKAPLQRLGEPEDIANAYAFLASDEAKFITGAVLEVTGGVVI
- a CDS encoding sigma 54-interacting transcriptional regulator, whose protein sequence is MDNSKIDNQVYNQDIEDIQMDELIDEDIILTKYLASMMDRIFDPLPVPLIMLDKDSKIRMINQVFADFLGFPKSDIIGKLVLDVDKYSRFPYVFKTKKAEIAWKHTFENGHTAIVHRLPVLDKNGEIKYAIGMVLFEGIEQFKDIITKNKLLETELHLYKNQLKEMYGAKYSWNTIIGNSEKMSNAKFIGKRASSSISNVLILGESGTGKELFAHAIHNDSVRSFSPFVKINSAAIPSELLESELFGYEEGAFTGAKKGGKIGKFELANGGSIFLDEIGDMPMKMQAKLLRVLQEKEIERVGGNNIIKVDVRVIAATNKDLKKLINEGKFREDLYYRLNVMTIEIPPLRERYGDIEELVNLFLKKLSNQLGRYVTNISQNAMECLEGHGWPGNVRELENVLERAINLTDSDTILPVHLPVYLTQNKKIIMDGPVRPLKEIIEDTEKEAIIRCLEYTEGNKLKTAKLLDISRSTLYDRMEKYGIS
- a CDS encoding methyl-accepting chemotaxis protein, giving the protein MGNILDCFVNVAPYINKLTNTDFAVSVCNLEKCLIYVPSDKQDHNIKSGDPHVKNSVAYESIITGQKVVRRVGSEIFGFPYIAIAIPIEDEEGNIIGSVTFTEAVDKQDLLLVLADNLHATMEQMVSITDVISDNSMKLKNVGEGLDTITSESMSKVEDTENILRFIKSISKKTNMLGLNAFIEAGRLGNEGQGFKVVAEEIRNLANSTEEYVKDADRIIDELRFSTNKITEKLDDLLNISSHQIEINNYITGLVKEINERAEKLRENARLLSE
- a CDS encoding alpha/beta hydrolase — translated: MSNIVLNSIELSNGETMGYRKIGSGNKILVLVHGNMSTSKHWDTVMESMTDEYTTYAIDMRGFGTSTYNTPANSLRDFSEDLKLFVDVIGLKKFNLTGWSTGGGVAMYFAIDYPEYVEKLILVESVGIKGYPMFKKDANGQPILGEFLRTKEEIGADKVQVVPILSAYWNKDKPFLRMVWNSGIYLFGKPTEERYEEYLDAMLTQRNLVDIDYSLVHFNISDEHNGVVEGTGEVHKIKAPTLVIQGKNDLIVPMDMGIGIAEGIGKNARLELLDNGGHAPMTDDLDRFMNLILSFMD
- a CDS encoding 3-oxoacyl-ACP synthase → MTSINVGIVGTGIYIPEGRMTAKEISLASKGIWAEEAVVEKLGIIEKSIPGQNDGTQEMGVKAGLDAIKRTGIDPKEIDLILCMGEEWKEYPLTTSGIYIQEKIGATNAWAIDLQQRCCTTVAAMKIAKDMMIADEDINTVMIVGGYRNGDFVDYADKNMSMMYNLSAGGGAIILKKNYDKNLLLGSHIMTDGSMARDAGVEFGGTEKPITSDNIDEAYKSLRLFDAKHMKDRLNEVSMDNWYRCIDRAFEKSGIQKEDLGYLAVLHFKYSQHKAMVESLGLTEDQSIYLSEYGHIGQVDQILSLHLALEQGKVKDGTVISMIAAGIGYAWAANVIKWGGQH